The DNA region AACAGACCCTGAACAAGTTGCCGATTATAAAATCATTACAGAGGCTGTACATGAATCAGGTAGTCATATTATTTTACAAATTCTTCATGCTGGGCGTTACGCAAAGCAAAAGAACCTAGTTGCGCCCAGCCCTATTCGTTCACCTATTAATAAATTTGAACCCAAAGAAATGTCTGAGAAGGGCATTCTAAGTACCATTGACGATTACGTAAATTGCGCCTCTCTTGCGCAACAAGCAGGTTTTGACGGCATTGAATTATTGGGTTCCGAGGGTTATTTTCTTAATGAATTTACCGCCTCACGTACAAATCAGCGAACCGATCAATGGGGCGGCAGTTTCGAAAACCGTGCTCGTTTTCCATTAACAGTATTGCAATCGATTCGAGAAAAAGTAGGTTCTCAATTTTTTATTCAATATCGCATGTCAATGCTTGATCTGGTTGAAGATGGTTGGACTATTCATGAAGCGCAACAATTTGCCCAGCTCTTAGAGGCTAACGGTGTCGACTTGATCAACACGGGTATTGGTTGGCATGAATCATCTATACCAACCATTGCGATGCAAGTTCCACGAGCTGCCTTTAGTTGGGCTACCCGTATGATTAAACAAGTGGTCAATATCCCTGTTGCCGCTGCCAACCGGATTAACACCACCGAGGTGGCCAACACGCTTATACAACAAGGAGATGCCGACCTAGTCTATTTATCTAGGCCTTTTTTGGCTGACCCTGATTTTGTTATAAAAGCTCAGCAACAACGAAGCGATGAAATAAATAGCTGCATTGCCTGCAATCAGTCTTGCCTAGATAATTTATTTAATTTTAAAACTGTTAGCTGTTTGGTAAACCCGCGTGCCTGCCACGAAACAAAAATGCCCAAATTACCACCAGCCCCTAACCCACAAAATATTGCCGTTATTGGTGCTGGGGCGGCTGGTTTATCTTTTGCTATTGAAGCTAAAAAACTTGGTCACAACATTACCTTGTTTGACGCTTGTGCTGATATTGGTGGACAAATGGCTTACGCACGTAAGGTACCGGGTAAAGAAGAGTTTGATGAATTACTTCGGTATTTCAACGTTATGCTTAAAAAATACCACGTTAATACTCAGCTAAATACGACGGTCACCTTAGCGCAACTAAACGATACAAAGTATGACTCAATTGTCATCGCTGCTGGTATTAAGCCACGCAAACCAAATATTCCAGGCATTCATCGCCCTAATGTCTTTAGCTACGAAGAGGCCTTTAATTCACCAGAGAAAATAGGTCAAACCGTGCTTATAATAGGTGCTGGTGGCATTGGTTATGATATGGCTGAATTTTTAACCCATCAAGATGACGGCCTAGAGCCCATTGACTCGTTTAACAAACATTGGGGAATTGATCCAACAGGTCTTCAGTCTGGTGGGCTAAACGCGTCAGTAAAACCGATAATAAAAAGCAAACGTACTGTCACGATTTTACAACGTAAGGCTGGAAAGTTTGGGCGTACGCTTGGAAAAACAACCGGCTGGATTCATCAAGCAGAATTGCAAAAACGTGGTGTTAAATTGCTTGGCGAACTTAATTATATAAAAATTGATGAAACAGGCTTACACATAGAAAAAGAAGGAACCACTCAGTTATTACACGCTGACAGCATTGTTATTTGCGCAGGGCAAGAATCACGCGATGAACTCGCCCAACAACTTGGCGATTTAGCTCCCAATGTATACAAAATAGGCGGCGCTAAAGAAGTACGAGAACTTGATGCAGCACAAGCCATTAGCGATGGCATTAAACTCGCCTACACATTAAGCACTTAATCAACATTCAACCACAACTTAACTTAAGGAGACATCCATGTTAGATGCCTACATTTACGATGGAGCAAGAACTGCTTTTGGAAAATATTGCAGCTCACTGGCACACGTCCGACCGGACGATTTAGCCGCTAGCGTTATTAAGGCGCTGGTTACACGAAACAATATTGACCCATTATTAATTGACGATGTTATTTTGGGCTGCGCTTGTCAATCCGGTGAAGATAGCCGAAACGTAGCACGTTATGCGACATTAGCCGCAGGCTTACCTGTCGAGGTAAGCGGGCAAACCGTTAATAGACTTTGTGGCAGTAGCTTAGCCGCAATTATTGACGCCGCTCGTGCTATCTCCTGTGATGAGGGTAGTTTATTTATTGCCGGTGGTGTTGAAAGCATGACACGTGCCCCTTTAACCTTTAACAAAAGCAACACCGCATTTAGTAAAGACATTACGGTTTACGACAGCGCCATTGGTGTGCGTTTTCCAAACCCAATAATTGGAAAACTATATGGTCACGAAGCCATGCCAGAAACTGCTGATAACGTCGCTAAAGCTCTGGGTATTACGCGTGAGCAATGTGATGTTTTTGCTTATCAATCACAACGAAAATGGGCTGACGCAACAGCGAAAGGCTATTTTGATAAAGAAATAATTCCCGTTAACATTCCACAAAAACGTGGCAAACCTGACATTATTGTCGATAAAGATGAGCACCCACGGGCCGATACAAGCTTAGATAAAATGGCCAGCATGCGTACGCTTTATGAAGATGGCGTTGTTACTGCCGCCAATGCATCTGGTATTAATGATGGCGCAGCGGCTTTAGTTATTGGCTCACGCGCTTATGGTGAACAGCATGAGCTTAAACCTATGGCCCGTATTCTAGGCGGCGCATCAGCGGGTGTTGAACCATCGATGATGGGATTAGGCCCTGTGCCTGCCTGCCAAAAATTATTAAAACGACTGGGTTTAACACTTCAACAAATGGATATTATCGAAGTGAATGAAGCGTTTTCTGCGCAAGTGCTTGGTGGTTTAAAACAACTGGGTATTGCCGAAGATGACCCCCGTATTAATCCCAACGGTGGCGCTATTTCTGTTGGTCATCCACTAGGTGCGTCTGGTGCAAGGCTTGCGATAACTGCTAGCCATCAACTACAACGCACACAAGGTCGTTATGCTCTTATTACAATGTGTATTGGTGTTGGGCAAGGGATAGCAATGGTTATTGAACGTTCTTAACGGGCGCTCCGCTACGTTTTATTTAAAACGTTTAGTTAAAAAGGGTGTGTATTAAACACACCCTTTTTTATGCTGCGCTTGAATACCCTATTGACTAGCATAGAAGAACTCTAGGCACCTTAACGCCTTTCATTTTTTAACAAGCCAGCTGGGACCTTAACTGGCATTTTTAAAATTTGCTGTGCGTAAGTTTTACCCTGTGTATCTATATTCATGGAACTGACCCCTCCTCCCCCTAACGCATCTTGTAAGAGGAAATTAAACGCATCGATACCCGGCAAATAAAAACGTTCTACGCGGCCTTTTACTACATGAGAAAACCAATCAGATACTGTCTGCTCGGTTAAGGCTTGGGCAATATACGGCATATATTCAGGCCGACGTGCAATCACCCCTATATTGGCAAACCGCCCTTTATCACCACTTCGCGCGACCGCCAGTTTAACCAAAGGTACTTGTATGGCATTTTTATCACTTTGCCTTACTATTGGGTCAGGCTTACGATGAACTATATTGTCATTAAACGTATTACCAGACGCTTGTGGGTAATTTAACGGCTTACCCTCCACCTCAACCACGGCGTTTACTAAATTTTTATCGATTAGAAATGAATATAAACTAATCACTGGCGACACCTTAGGCCGGCCTGCCTGACCAGCTGCACAACGCCCCGTCGTCATATTTAAAATAACGCCCATTACTTCTCTTGAAAATAAAGCAACCGCATCACGCTTATCATGATGAACCACTATTCTTAATACTATTTCTTGTATCTCTTGCGGTATAGAAAAGTGTTCTTTATTCCATAAGGCATTAGCGCCTAAGTAGTTAATTGAATATTGTTTAAAGTTTGCGTAACCGGTGTTAGCCAACAGTTTTTCGCAACGCTCTAAAATTGCATTGGCCGTTAGCTCGGCTTTTTTTAATACATCAAAGCCCGTTAATAGCTGCGTATAAACGGCGCGATAACCATCTAAATAAGTCGCCGAGACTTTATATTGACCGCTTGGCGGATAGCCAATAGCGCCTGTAACTAATACCCGATCAGTGCTTTGTTCGGTTAATTTAACCTGCGAAAAATCACAAACAACATCGGGTAAGAAATAGGTTTGCGGATCGCCTATTTCATACACCAATTGTTCTGCAACAGTCAGCTTAGAAACCAAGCCCCCCGTTCCGGCAGCTTTTGTAACAACAAAATCACCACTTTCATCACATTCAATAATGGGGTAGCCCATGTCAGCCCAGCCATCACAGCTGTCATGCCAGTCGGTAAAGTTACCTCCTGTTACCTGACAGCCACATTCGATTAAATGCCCTGCTAATGCCCCCATCGACAGTTTATCTAAGTCATCAACCGACCAGTTATATTCATGAATCAAGACCCCTAATGTGGTGGCCGAATCAACAACTCGCCCAGTAATGACAATATCTGCGCCCGCATTGAGTGCCGCCGCTATGGGAAAAGCGCCTAAATAGGCATTAATGCTGGCTAGTTTGTTGGGAAACGGTTCACCAGTTTCCATTTCAGTTATGCCAGATGCGCGTAATGCAGCTTCTTTTGGCATTAAATTATCACCATCAACGGTGCCAATTTTCAGTGCTAAGCCTTGCTCATCTAAAATGGCTTGGATCGCCTCTTTACACGCAGGTAAATTGACACCCCCTGCATTGGCAACGACTTTTACCCCACCTTCGGCGATCTGTTGTAAATTAGGTTTCAGTATTTGCTGCACAAAATCAGTTGCATAGCCAAGCTGTTCAGATTTTGACTTTGCATTCGCCAACAGTGACATGGTGACCTCGGCCAAATAATCATAAACCAAATAATCAACATTACCTTTTGTCAGTAATTGTTCTGTTGCATAGGCGCTATCACCCCAATAGCCAGAAGCACCGCCAATTTTGATTTTATTCATCGTTAGCCTGCTCACTGGTGACGATATCTATCAACGGCATATTCACTTCTACTTGCTGATTAGGCTTTATATAAACGCCCGTTACCTGGCCGTCTTGTTGGGCCATAAGCTCTTGGTACATTTTCATTGACTCAAGCACTACCAGCACATCACCCTTGTTAACCGTGTCACCTTTTACCACCTTAATCTCAGCAATTTTTCCACTCATCGGTGCGATAAGGTTTGCACCGAGAGTGTCTTGGTTTTGTTTTTCTGAAAATGATAACTTTTCAAACATCGCGACCTGTGAACGATTATCAATATAAACACTGTGTCGCTCATCTAGCGCAACATTAAGCTTGCAGCAAATACCATTAATCTGAAGCAATAACTCGCCATCAGACTCCGCTAAAAAAAGGATATTTTGTATTCCATCATCGCCGTATTCAACACGGTATGCAGAACCGTCTTGGAAAACCGTAACGTCACGTTGTTGTTGCTGGTATTTCAACCTGACCGGCCAGCTGAGGGTGCCAGTACTTCGCCAACCTGTTGTGCCGGGCATTCGCGATAACAAAATGGCGGCTATTGCCCACATTGAGTCACCCGCCCCCTGAGCCGCCTGTTTTTGTTGCGCGGGTAGGTATTGCTCTTCAATATACCGCGTGGTTGCCTCAGCATTCATGAACGCAGGGGTTTCTAGCAAGCCCAGTAAGAAAGTTTTATTACTAGGCAAACCTAATAAAACTGTGTCTTTTAAGGCCCGTGTTAAGCGCCTAATCGCTAGTTCGCGCGTAGTACCATAGGCAATAATTTTTGCCAGCATTGAGTCATAATAAGGACTAATAATTTGCTCATTGACAATACCATTATCAACTCTAATACCCTTAGCGACTGGCATTTTCCACTGCCTTATACGCCCTGTTTGCGGCATAAAATCGCACTCACAATCTTCAGCATATAAACGCACCTCAATGGCATGCCCCTTTAGCTCAATCTCATTTTGTTGTAGCGCTAATGGTTCACCAGCCGCTACTGATAACTGCCATTCAACTAAATCTAAGCCTGTTATCAATTCTGTTACTGGGTGTTCAACTTGTAGGCGCGTATTCATTTCCAAAAAGTAAAATGATTGATCCTCACATAATAAGAATTCAACGGTACCGGCACCAATATAATTAACCGCCTCAGCCGCTTTTACTGCGGCATCACCCATTTTTTTTCGTAAGGTGGCATCCATATTCGGCGCAGGTGCTTCCTCAATAACTTTTTGATGCCGTCGCTGCATCGAGCAGTCTCGTTCACCCAAATAAACCGTGTTACCAAGTTGATCTGCAAATACTTGAATTTCAATATGTCGGGCCTTTTCAATATATTTTTCAAGCAGTAATTCATCAGAGCCAAAACTGCTAAGTGCCTCTGCTCTAGCCGCTTCAAGTTCTGTTATTAAGCGTTGTGGGTCTTTAACAATGCGTATACCACGCCCACCACCACCGGCAGCTGCTTTAACCATCAACGGGTAACCGACACGGTTAGCTTCTTTTTGTAACGTTGGGTTGTCTTGCGACGGTCCATCATAGCCTGGCACTAGGGGTACATTTGCCTCAAGCATTTTATGTCGGGCAACCGTTTTGTTTCCCATAATGGCCATTGCCTTTGAATCCGGCCCAATAAACACTAAGTTAGCTTCTTCACAACGCTGTGCAAATTCAGCTGATTCGGATAAAAAACCATACCCCGGATGGATAGCCTGAGCATTAGTTTTCAGCGCTGCGGCTATTATTTTGTCAATATTTAGGTAGGATTTTTCAACGTCTGACTCACCAATACCTATCGCTTTATCAGCGAGTGAAACATGAAGTGCTTCACGATCTGCCTCGCTAAAAACAGCAACCGTTTCATAGCCCATCTGTTTAGCCGTTTTAATGACCCTAACGGCTATCTCGCCACGATTCGCAATCAAGATAGTATCAAAATGATTCATTAATCAGGCCATCCAGTGCGGTTTTCTTTTTTCAACAAAGGCGCGATGTCCTTCGCGACCTTCATCTTGCTTGTTTAGTCTGGAAAAAACATCTGCCGAAAACTCAATCATCTCATCATCAATTTGATGAGCCACCTTATGCATAATGTCTTTTGTTGCGGCACATGCCTTAGGTCCACAACGTTCTACTTGTTGGATCACAGACTCTAATTTATCGCTGAGGGCTTCGTTAGAATCGGCAAGGTATTGCGCTATGCCTAAGCGATATGCTTTGTCGCCATTAATCCTTTCACCGGTTAATGCCATTTGCTTGGCAGGTGTTAAGCCTATTCGCTGAACGACATAGGGAGCAATTTGCGCAGGTGCAATTCCTAATGTTGTTTCTGGCATGCCCAGTGTTGCATCACGATGAACAAACGTAAGGTCTGCCAAACACGCCAAGCCAAAACCGCCGCCCATTGCCGAGCCTTCCACAACTACGATTAAGGTTTGCGGTAAGCCAAAAAATTTTTTAAATAGCTGCCCCGATCTAATATTTCTGTCACGCGCAGGGTCTAGGTGTTGAGCCGCCTGATCGGTTTGGTTTTTACGTTCTTTAATATCGCCACCGGCGCAAAAATGACCACCGGCACCTTGCAATATAACCAGACGAATTGCCTCCGACTTAGCTAAAAAATCGGCTATTTGATGTAACTCGTCATTCATCTGATTGTTCATTGCATTACGCCGTTCAGGCCTATTTAACGTAATGTATAGACGCCCGTTCACATGCTTTAGTAATAACGTATCCACCTTGGGTAGATTAATCATTTTAAATCCTCGCCACGCCAAAGGTATTGGCATCTAATTTGGTTTCACGCCCTTGAACAACAATATCAATCAGCTCGGCAAGCAAACGACGACTTTTACGTGGGTCAATTATGCCTTCATCCCAAACCTGTGAGGTGCAATAAAATGCAGACGAAACACTTGAGTAGTAGTCTAAAATATCTTCTGTTTGCTTGGCTAAAAACGCTTCATCAATCGGCTTATTATTCGCTTTTTGTTTATTTTCATAAACAATGGACATCACCGTTGCGGCTTGCTCGCCCCCCATTACGGCCAAGGTATTAGTGGGCCAGGCAAATAGAAAGTCTGGCTCAAATGAGCGGCCCGACATAGCATAATTTCCTGCACCAAAGGCGCCACCAATATTGAGTGTTATTTTAGGCACAGTGGCATTCGCCACCGCTTGAATAAGCTTGGCACCATTTTTTATCATGCCATTTTGTTCATGCTCAATTCCAACGATAAAACCCGTAGTATTTTGTAAAAAAATCAGTGGTTTATTCGCTTGGCAACAGAGTTGAATAAACTGTGTCGACTTGCCGGCTCCCTTATTAGTAATAGGGCCATTATTTGCAATAATGCCACAATGTTGACCTTCGATTTCTGCAAAACCGCAGATGGTAAACGGATCGTAATTCGCCTTAAATTCAACAAAGTCAGAATCATCAACCAAGCGTGCAATCACTTCACGGCTGTCGTAGGGTTTATGATAATCAGCCGGCACTATGCCGCATAATTCATCAATATCGTATCGCGGTTCTTTATAAGTTTTTCTTGCCGTTGTGGTTAGGCGGTTATTCCAATTTAAACTTTTTACAATTTCTCGGGTCATTTCAAGCGCATGCGCATCATCTTCAGCTAGGTACTCGGCAAGCCCCGATTCACTTGCATGCATCTCAGCGCCACCAAGCTCTTCTTCCTCAGCTATTTCACCGGTTGCTGCTTTTAATAATGGTGGGCCAGCAAGATAAGCTCGGGCTTTATTTTTGACCATCACCACGTAGTCTGACATGCCAGGTATATACGCACCTCCTGCGGTAGATGCGCCATGCACTACCGTAATTTGCGGAATACCCGCGGCAGACGCCTGTGCTTGTGACATAAACCGGTGTCCGGCCAAGTTAAACCCAAGGTGTTGTAGAAATAAATTTCCTCCCCCACTTTGCACTAAACAAATAAAAGGTAACCTAGAGGTACTGGCAATTTCTTGCGCGCGACGTAACTTTTTATACGCATGGGGCATGTTTGTCCCCCCTTTAATCGCCGCATCATTGACATACACCATACACCTTGTGTTTTCTACAAAACCGATACCAACAATAATGCCCGCACCATAAACATTTTCTTCGCCATCATCGTCATGTTGGCCTAGGCCAGCAAGCGTACTAAGCTCAATAAAACTGGCACCTGGGTCTAACAACATGTCTAAACGCCTTCTCGGTAATAACTGCCCTCTTTGCTCAAAGACCGCTTGCTTTCTTTTTGAGGCTAGATGCACCTTATTTTCGAGCTCCTTTAACTGATCGATCAGCGTTAATAACTCTTTCCTATTGTTTTTAAAGGCATCGCTTTGGGTATTTACCTTACTTTGTATAACAGCCATAACGTTTACTTAACTTAGTGATGATGGGTGAATACCCATGCGCTTTGAAACAATTTCAAGCATCACTTCGTTTGCTCCCCCACCGATTGAACACAAGCGCGTATCACGAAAAATACGGCTAATTAAGTTATCCCACATAAAACCTTGCCCACCCCAGTATTGCAGGCAGGCCGAGGGTATGGTTTGTCCTAATTGGCCAACTTTAAATTTAGCCATTGAGGTGAGCATATCGACATCTTCGCCGTTGATATACTTTTCACAAGCATGGTAGATAAGCGCGCGAACAGCCTGAATATCGGTTTGCATTTCTGCTAATTTAAAATAAATATCTTGATTAGCAATTAACGGTTTACCAAATGCTTTACGGTGCTTTGTATATTCAATCGTAATATCTACCGCATCTTGAACTTGACTCAGGTATTTAGACATCGCAAAAAAACGCTCTTCTTGAAACTGTTTCATTTGATATATGAAGCCGCGCCCCTCCTCACCGATACGGTTAGTAACCGGCACTCGTACATCATCAAAGAATAATGGTGCGGTGTCCGAGCTATGCGCACCTAGTTTTTTTAGGCGTTTACCACGCGTTACGCCTTTAGCATCCAGTGGCACAATGATTAGCGATTTATTTTTATGGGGCCCCTTATCGCCACCGGTATTGCATAACAAACAGACCCAATCAGCTTGCGTTGAAGTGGTAATCCACATCTTACTGCCATTAATAACGTATTCGTTACCAATACGGCGTGCTTGCGTTTTAATTGAGGCCACATCTGAACCCGCACCTTCTTCACTCACACCAATACAGCCAACTGATTCCCCTTTGATTGCTGGAACCAGAAAATTACGTCTTAATTCATCACTGCCATAATTTGCCAATGCAGGTGTGCTCATATCTGTTTGTACACCAATGGCTGTTGAAATTCCCGAGCAGTTAATTCGCCCTATTTCTTCGGCAAACACTAAGGAATAGGAATAATCTAATCCTAAGCCTCCCCATTTTTCTGCCTTATTAATGCCGAGAAGTCCTGCGTCTCCCATCTTTTTAAATAACTCATGAGCAGGAAAAATACCGGCTTCTTCCCATTCATCAACAAACGGGGCAATTTGACGCTCAACAAAAGTTGATACCGAGTCACGTAACATGGCATGTTCATGGTTAAACAACATAGTTAATTATTTTTATTATTGGGTTGTTCAGTATAAACAGAAAAATATCAAACTAACAACAGTTAGGTTAAATACTGCAATACATTTTAGATATTAGTGAGTGAGATCAATACTTATTTTTGGCAGGGTCGAAGGGATAACCTTCTATTGCAGAAAGACTTCGATGCCAAACGAAACAATTAAATTTGCAGATATACATTATGAGTTAATAGCGCAACACACCACTAATCCATTGATGATTACACAGATTATCGACGTTTATAACAGCAGTATTTTATTAAGCGCGAGTCCCTGTGTAAAAACACAGGAACTCGCGCAAGCACTAGAGGTTTTAGACGCCGTCGAACGGTATGCTTAGCAACATTCAGCTAAATAGCACTTTGACTAACAAATTTTACAATTCTATAGGCATCCAATCCCTCATAGCCACCTTCACTTCCATAGCCTGATTGACGCCGTCCGCCGAGTGGTGAGTCTAGAAAAACAACTGGGTAACCATTAATACCCACTTTGCCCGAATCTAAATCGCTACCCAGCTTATCAATGGTTTCTTGCGAGCCACTAAATGCATATGAAGCCAGTGCAAAATCAGTATTGTTGGCTTTTTCAATCGCTTCATCATAGCTGCTAAATTTATTAATAATTGCAATCGGGCCAAAAGGCTCTTCTTGCATTATTCTTGCTGTTGCTGGCACATCGGCCAATACCGTCGCTTCATAAAAATTTCCTGGACGATCAAGACGTTTACCACCGGTCATTAAGCGCGCACCTTTACTCACGGCATCTTGAACCAAATCATCTATTTCAGCAGTTCTACGTGGGTTTGCCAAAGGCCCCATTTGAGTATCGTTATCCAAACCATTACCAATCCGAAGTGCTGCAAATTTTTCTGTAAAACCTGTTAAAAATTTATCGTATACAGCCTCTTGCACAAAAAACCGTGTCGGAGAAATGCACACTTGTCCTGAGTTACGGCTTTTAGTCGTTACTGATAAATCAATTGCTTTGTCTAACTTCGCATCATCAAAAACCAATACGGGCGCATGACCACCCAGTTCCATCACACAGGGTTTTGCCTGATCTCCGGCTAACGCAGCCAGTTTTTGACCGACAGGTGTTGAACCGGTGAACGATATTTTTTTAATAACCGGTGATTCAATTAGTTTTTTACTAATCAGCGAAGAATCACCCATAAGTATGTTAACCACACCTTTCGGTAAACCTGCCTTATCAAGTGCATCAACTACCGCCATAAATGAAACTGGGGTTTCTTTTGCGGGTTTAACAATAACCGAACAACCGACAGCTATCGCTGAGGCCATTTTACGCGTTGCTAATGAGGCTGGAAAATTCCATGCAGGAAACGCCGCCACAGGACCTATTGGCTCTTTACGCACGGTTCTGTCTACAAAACCATTTAACTCAGGCAAAGTGCGGTCATCATGGTCCGCAGCTGCCGTAGAACACCATTCCAATAGACATGCGCAATTTTCTACCTCGCCTTTTGAATCTGCAAGCGGTTTTCCATGCTCCATCGTCATACAACGGGCGGTGTGCTCAGCATTTTCGCGAAGAATCGCTGCGGCACGGTGCATAATTTCAATTCGTTCGTCATAACTTGTTTTACGCCATTGTTCAAAAGCGGCTTCAGACGAAGCAAGTGCACGCTCAATCTGCTCTTCATCTGCGATAGGAAATTTAGCTAATACTTCATCTGTCGCTGGGTTTAGTACCTCACCATAGCGACTGGTTTGAGTTACCCACTCACCATCAATAAACAAAGCAGGTTGTGTATAGTCATTGTCTTGCATGTTTGTTCTCCAAATAATTATTTTAGTGTTCAATAACTTTAATAATGCCTTGCCTCATCCATACGAAGGACGAGCGCATCTAAAGCGACTACTTTATCAGCCATCGCACGTAGGGGGTTAATCTCAATACTTGCGACCGTCTCAGTTTTTTGCACCGCCAATACAGACAATCGACTCACCACCTCAGCAACTGCTTGTATATTGATCACAGCTTGGCCACGGGCTCCTTGAAAAATGCCCGCACCACGTAATGATGTCAACATTGATAAAGCTTTGTTTGGCGTAACCGGTGCTAACGACAAACTAAGGTCTTTTAAAACTTCTGTATAAATACCCCCGAGGCCAACCATGATAATCGGCCCAATTGTAGGATCCTGTTGCGTACCAACAATAAAATCAACGCCCTCTTTAATCATTGGGCTCACCAGAAGTCCTTCGATATTGGCCGTCGGTTCACGTTCAGCCACCGTTTTAAACATTGAATGTGCAGCTGTGCGCACAGACTGCTCGTTTAGCAGATCAAGTGCGACACCTCCTGCTTCGGATTTATGTGCAATATCGGCTGAAACAATTTTAATGGCGACAGGAAAGCCAAGCTCTTTAGCACATAGAACTGCCTCTTCTGCAGTGCTAGCAACCTTTTCTTTTAATACAGGGATACCCGCTTGTTGTATCAATCGTTTGGCCTGCGCTTCACTAATTTTTCCTGCCGGCCACTCGGTTGTTGGAATAGAGGGTAATACACTTTGATCTTCATTAACTGTTTGAAAGGCCGTATTAAACTTGGCTAATGCTGATAAGGCCGCAATTGCTCTTGA from Cycloclasticus pugetii PS-1 includes:
- a CDS encoding acyl-CoA carboxylase subunit beta; translation: MAVIQSKVNTQSDAFKNNRKELLTLIDQLKELENKVHLASKRKQAVFEQRGQLLPRRRLDMLLDPGASFIELSTLAGLGQHDDDGEENVYGAGIIVGIGFVENTRCMVYVNDAAIKGGTNMPHAYKKLRRAQEIASTSRLPFICLVQSGGGNLFLQHLGFNLAGHRFMSQAQASAAGIPQITVVHGASTAGGAYIPGMSDYVVMVKNKARAYLAGPPLLKAATGEIAEEEELGGAEMHASESGLAEYLAEDDAHALEMTREIVKSLNWNNRLTTTARKTYKEPRYDIDELCGIVPADYHKPYDSREVIARLVDDSDFVEFKANYDPFTICGFAEIEGQHCGIIANNGPITNKGAGKSTQFIQLCCQANKPLIFLQNTTGFIVGIEHEQNGMIKNGAKLIQAVANATVPKITLNIGGAFGAGNYAMSGRSFEPDFLFAWPTNTLAVMGGEQAATVMSIVYENKQKANNKPIDEAFLAKQTEDILDYYSSVSSAFYCTSQVWDEGIIDPRKSRRLLAELIDIVVQGRETKLDANTFGVARI
- a CDS encoding acyl-CoA dehydrogenase family protein, with product MLFNHEHAMLRDSVSTFVERQIAPFVDEWEEAGIFPAHELFKKMGDAGLLGINKAEKWGGLGLDYSYSLVFAEEIGRINCSGISTAIGVQTDMSTPALANYGSDELRRNFLVPAIKGESVGCIGVSEEGAGSDVASIKTQARRIGNEYVINGSKMWITTSTQADWVCLLCNTGGDKGPHKNKSLIIVPLDAKGVTRGKRLKKLGAHSSDTAPLFFDDVRVPVTNRIGEEGRGFIYQMKQFQEERFFAMSKYLSQVQDAVDITIEYTKHRKAFGKPLIANQDIYFKLAEMQTDIQAVRALIYHACEKYINGEDVDMLTSMAKFKVGQLGQTIPSACLQYWGGQGFMWDNLISRIFRDTRLCSIGGGANEVMLEIVSKRMGIHPSSLS
- a CDS encoding NAD-dependent succinate-semialdehyde dehydrogenase, producing the protein MQDNDYTQPALFIDGEWVTQTSRYGEVLNPATDEVLAKFPIADEEQIERALASSEAAFEQWRKTSYDERIEIMHRAAAILRENAEHTARCMTMEHGKPLADSKGEVENCACLLEWCSTAAADHDDRTLPELNGFVDRTVRKEPIGPVAAFPAWNFPASLATRKMASAIAVGCSVIVKPAKETPVSFMAVVDALDKAGLPKGVVNILMGDSSLISKKLIESPVIKKISFTGSTPVGQKLAALAGDQAKPCVMELGGHAPVLVFDDAKLDKAIDLSVTTKSRNSGQVCISPTRFFVQEAVYDKFLTGFTEKFAALRIGNGLDNDTQMGPLANPRRTAEIDDLVQDAVSKGARLMTGGKRLDRPGNFYEATVLADVPATARIMQEEPFGPIAIINKFSSYDEAIEKANNTDFALASYAFSGSQETIDKLGSDLDSGKVGINGYPVVFLDSPLGGRRQSGYGSEGGYEGLDAYRIVKFVSQSAI